One Microplitis demolitor isolate Queensland-Clemson2020A chromosome 2, iyMicDemo2.1a, whole genome shotgun sequence DNA segment encodes these proteins:
- the LOC103580269 gene encoding uncharacterized protein LOC103580269 isoform X2 has product MKAHGPSSICLTFTIFLFLGGVLSRSVSDDRQVTDSIQDDDSIRQDDSQVSGNLNSNSNSDPQTEIGKSTIATGHDKDEGIRRFDANSDGNPNSNAEANANDDGKHSVERKLDSEDSFVRGDTKEADERVKREPDSVDSLSKRENVDIDATIGNEKLKGIAGDEDQRVHQTLELIPVKVDQVHLDDAVESEVNYARKSISIDGEEDEEDKKDGRSERSEKEKIKLDEIPSPDVQHWKEQAILLQEQLKNESYLSYLRESESDILPGVPKFTEGQLLDLLKKIAPKKLAPAENSYFDKADTSGLNTDQLEILRCAEGFVSENKRKNFADDMLECIRGLNILNCMRIFIWPIIVDNVPESITQRFPTFPLELTLSDWLPGDRETPKTIRATTGVPQQRLITPELVISNILKDALEGGNLKDYDKIPTYIDAQNDTLSKILSPGQMEILQMSEKFLPESARQDYSNRMYSCVTRFEYFSCIKFFAWPTIKQNFPALPEFPDYQNWYPASINVFPGYPLIPFPDSTSEDGSLPEVVDVDEFKNRRPRPEALIVHILKNTLDQQPRQQLLSSAIRLQDDNIKYMTKEQLASIQMAEQLIPVEHRAEFVNNNIECMRQFNYLTCLRYVTWPTVRKFKPTLPEWFPSFPFSLPALPSLPSIPGLPSWGVSETATESASISGGSSGSGTGGGGSGGSGSGGSNAGGVQVINGGGSSTSGSGSGQGSPEEVVIIIKPQGGGSGGSGGSNWGQGSGSQGGNQGGNVGTGGSSSSGSGGSGGGTWWGGSYPGSSGSYPGSGGSGGPISGIWGGGQGGSGSAGSSGGGGSASGGQGSSGTGGPISGIWGGQGGSGSAGGSGGGGSASGGQGSGGIGGPISGIWGGSGSGGPISGIWGGGGNHHGSGGSGGSGGSGGSGGSHGGSWGIGGSNQGGQGGSGGTGGSSGSGGSHGGSWGIGGSNQGGQGGSGGTEGSSGSGGSHGGSWGIGGSNQGGQGGSGGTGGSSGSGGSHGGSWGIGGSNQGGQGGSGGTGGSSGSGGSHGGSWGIGGSNQGGQGGSGGTGGSSGSGGSHGGSWGIGGSNQGGQGGSGGTGGSSGSGGSWGIGGSNQGGQGGSGGTVGSSGSGGSHGGSWGIGGSNQGGQGGSSGVGGSDGSGGSHGGSWGIGGGNQGSHGGSGSTSGSGGGSASGGQGSGSNQGGGVTIIVTKPGSGGSSGSTEPSPGSVAPGSNWESGNHWQAGGIWGSGSNNQGSQGGSSGSQGSGGSQGSQGGSIGIGGSGSQGSGGSQGSHGGGSGSQGSQGGGIGIGGSGIQGSGGSQGSHGGGSGSQGSGDNQGSQGGSIGIGGSGIQGSGGSHGSQGGSSGSQGSGDNQGSQGGGIGIGGSGIQGSGGSQGSHGGGSGSQGSGDNQGSQGGSIGIGGSGMQGSGGSQGSQGGSIGIGGSGSQVSGGSQESSGSGSSGSEGSQGSSGGIDGSGSGSQGSGSSGSGSDQGSSSGGSIGAGGSAGTDGGNSESGSDQGSTGGSEQGGSEGECTCCPTGNTDSLYNKGIEPKIIDILHTLRYSMITTPVHHRPFIADRQLMSHTRLTNEQLTILELAESMVPFTTRRDLISRSLGCLQGGADFMVCTRNVIWPFLQLYIDSLPDFPANSDAFKTTGATNKYKFQFAPEKRRPFEWMNNRPATTRRVSSTHGNYGLLRYPNIQIAARTPLHSGISAKSDDQPIISVTGARFVPLYSEYPEGVILNILNMLVKSSSSAESQVSKSKVTEFPELVTPLNKQQEHILRVSESLLPEKARASFFEDMATCMRTNDFIICSREIMWPLLIQYFPDMPSFPTFQRIVNSGASAAEYLQPIADNSAPISETNIKTDQTGDAMITFTDTQFVPISESPEEVISKVLKTMEPLNKQPSAFSSIAKSPAFISQFTKPQADVLVIAENLLPSTFRETFIVRMNDCMRGSSFLDCMREISWPTIGQFYPRLPNFPNFGTGVNLPAEKPEQSALLPPHVEPNYAEQVPARIEFLPLPQYQSNYFQSYGLNPFSPEYLGLQQQSSNYPSAITSTVGSTLTPAVAGQPTKILLHISQGAKNLSRVRRNIPTNDNDKDNTENINKLDGPNLNLTETDFIELLAKILKQYPEPAETDGSFVDTLNSTVKNALTADQLTILKMTEQLSLQNTRGLMGQVFNCIIGLSFIRCLGIFMMPVIMNMLPSLGLGLPFGRSNDNDQVLGMSKKDAEAELLEGKESIESVLLNWYKSLTEEKFSSSFGFLEFQGYGNGQIGIKFNGFRQARVRIKDHKTLPSILTIISDIMEDVLDPKPDNPKLKNKKQKSIKLNSYEDLNESPRSSDDKIIQMFLERLKANSTNSDTDSVDDQKQYLTIEDAYRAFEVLLGTRFKARASNDQDTYQSNNNYADEELKVVPLESFQELGGKTKAKEDKSQLMVKLPQLNENMELARKLTNTVTDLSRRMKNNMMQMAPGVGVAVSFLLQMALAHARAAASVAEVISNMALGSAMFTFMRQTWFAPSPQPKVHYVHNHEPSEAGISWSRSF; this is encoded by the exons ATGAAAGCACACGGTCCTTCGAGTATTTGTTtaacttttactatttttttattccttggTGGTGTTTTGTCGAGAAGTGTCAGCGATGATCGGCAAGTGACTGACAGTATTCAAGATGACGACTCAATTCGACAAGATGATTCGCAAGTAAGTGGGAACCTCAATTCGAATTCAAATTCGGATCCACAAACGGAAATCGGTAAGTCAACTATTGCTACGGGTCATGATAAAGACGAGGGGATTAGGAGATTTGATGCTAATTCCGACGGTAATCCTAATTCTAATGCCGAAGCTAATGCTAATGACGACGGTAAGCACTCGGTTGAACGTAAGTTAGATTCGGAGGATAGTTTTGTTAGAGGGGATACTAAAGAAGCCGATGAACGGGTCAAGCGTGAGCCAGATTCGGTAGACAGTCTTAGTAAGAGAGAGAATGTTGACATTGACGCAACGATTGgcaatgaaaaattgaaaggaATCGCGGGCGATGAAGATCAGAGGGTTCACCAAACTCTGGAGTTAATTCCTGTCAAGGTGGACCAGGTCCACTTGGACGATGCTGTAGAATCGGAAGTTAATTATGCGAGAAAATCAATTTCTATTGACGGAGAAGAGGACGAGGAAGATAAAAAAGACGGACGTAGTGAAAGGagcgagaaagaaaaaataaaacttgacgAAATTCCCTCGCCGGATGTGCAACATTGGAAAGAGCAAGCGATTCTTTTGCAGGAACAGTTGAAAAATGAGAGCTACTTGTCGTATCTCAGGGAATCGGAGTCGGATATTCTGCCCGGGGTTCCCAAGTTCACGGAAGGTCAGCTGTTGGATTTGCTGAAGAAAATCGCCCCGAAAAAGCTTGCGCCTGCGgaaaattcttattttgaCAAAGCTGACACTTCGGGACTGAATACAGATCAGCTGGAGATATTGAGATGCGCGGAAGGCTTCGTTTCGGAGAACAAACGTAAGAACTTTGCTGATGACATGCTTGAATGTATCCGGGGTCTGAATATTCTCAATTGCATGAGGATTTTTATTTGGCCGATTATTGTTGACAATGTGCCTGAGTCAATAACCCAAAGGTTTCCGACTTTCCCTTTGGAGTTGACACTGTCGGATTGGCTGCCAGGTGATCGCGAGACACCGAAAACAATCCGGGCTACGACGGGAGTTCCCCAGCAGAGGCTGATAACTCCAGAGTTGGTAATTTCTAACATCCTGAAGGATGCGCTAGAAGGTGGCAATTTAAAGGACTACGACAAAATCCCGACTTATATTGACGCACAAAACGACACCCTGTCGAAAATATTGAGCCCTGGTCAGATGGAGATCCTGCAGATGTCGGAGAAGTTCTTGCCCGAATCTGCGAGGCAGGACTACTCGAACCGAATGTACTCGTGTGTTACGAGGTTCGAGTACTTCAGCTGCATAAAGTTTTTCGCATGGCCTACCATCAAGCAAAACTTCCCGGCTCTGCCAGAATTCCCTGATTACCAGAACTGGTACCCAGCGAGTATCAACGTTTTTCCAGGCTACCCGTTGATTCCGTTCCCAGATTCCACGTCAGAAGATGGAAGCTTGCCAGAAGTCGTGGATGTTGATGAATTCAAAAACCGAAGACCCCGCCCTGAGGCGCTGATAGTTCATATACTGAAAAATACGTTGGATCAGCAACCGAGACAACAACTACTGTCGTCAGCAATACGTCTGCAGGATGACAATATCAAGTACATGACAAAGGAACAGCTGGCTTCGATACAGATGGCTGAGCAGCTTATTCCCGTTGAACATCGAGCGGAGTTCgttaacaataatattgaatGTATGAGacaattcaattatttgacTTGTCTCAGGTATGTAACTTGGCCGACTGTTAGGAAATTTAAACCAACTTTGCCGGAATGGTTTCCTTCATTTCCATTCTCTCTGCCGGCTTTGCCGAGTTTACCGAGTATTCCGGGTTTACCAAGCTGGGGCGTCAGTGAGACAGCGACAGAATCTGCAAGTATTTCGGGTGGTTCGTCAGGAAGTGGAACAGGGGGAGGAGGCAGTGGAGGCAGCGGTTCTGGCGGAAGTAATG CTGGAGGAGTCCAAGTCATCAATGGTGGCGGAAGCTCGACATCTGGTAGTGGATCTGGTCAGGGTTCTCCTGAGGAAGtcgttatcattattaagccACAGGGAGGAGGTTCAGGAGGTTCGGGTGGTAGCAATTGGGGACAGGGAAGTGGTAGCCAGGGAGGAAACCAAGGAGGAAATG tcgGTACTGGAGGATCTAGCAGTTCAGGTTCCGGAGGATCAGGTGGGGGTACCTGGTGGGGAGGAAGTTATCCAGGCTCATCAGGAAGTTATCCAGGAAgtg gtgGTTCCGGAGGCCCTATTAGCGGCATTTGGGGTGGAGGTCAAGGAGGATCTG GCAGCGCAGGTAGTTCTGGAGGAGGTGGTTCAGCTTCAGGTGGACAAGGCTCCAGTGGTACTGGAGGGCCCATAAGCGGTATTTGGGGAGGTCAAGGAGGTTCTG GCAGCGCAGGTGGTTCTGGAGGAGGTGGTTCAGCTTCAGGTGGGCAAGGCTCCGGTGGTATTGGAGGACCTATTAGCGGAATTTGGGGAGGTA GTGGTTCCGGAGGACCAATCAGTGGCATCTGGGGAGGAGGTGGAAATCATCATGGAAGtg gtGGTAGCGGAGGATCTGGTGGATCAGGTGGTTCTGGAGGATCGCATGGTGGATCGTGGGGTATCGGAGGAAGTAATCAGGGAGGCCAAGGTGGaagtg GTGGCACTGGAGGCTCTAGTGGTTCCGGTGGATCACATGGTGGATCCTGGGGTATAGGAGGAAGCAATCAGGGAGGCCAAGGTGGaagtg GTGGCACTGAAGGCTCTAGTGGTTCCGGTGGATCACATGGTGGATCCTGGGGTATAGGAGGAAGCAATCAGGGAGGCCAAGGTGGaagtg GTGGCACTGGAGGCTCTAGTGGTTCTGGTGGATCACATGGTGGATCCTGGGGTATAGGAGGAAGCAATCAGGGAGGCCAAGGTGGaagtg GTGGAACTGGAGGCTCTAGTGGTTCTGGTGGATCACATGGTGGATCCTGGGGTATAGGAGGAAGCAATCAGGGAGGCCAAGGTGGaagtg GTGGCACTGGAGGCTCTAGTGGTTCCGGTGGATCGCATGGTGGATCCTGGGGTATAGGAGGAAGCAATCAGGGAGGCCAAGGTGGaagtg GTGGAACTGGAGGATCTAGTGGTTCCGGTGGATCCTGGGGTATAGGAGGAAGCAATCAGGGAGGCCAAGGTGGAAgcg GTGGCACTGTAGGCTCTAGTGGTTCCGGTGGATCGCATGGTGGATCCTGGGGCATAGGAGGAAGCAATCAGGGAGGCCAAGGAGGAAGca GTGGCGTTGGAGGCTCAGATGGTTCTGGAGGATCACATGGTGGATCCTGGGGTATCGGAGGTGGTAATCAAGGAAGCCATGGAGGAAgtg GTAGTACAAGTGGTTCTGGAGGTGGTTCAGCCTCAGGTGGGCAAGGCTCTGGCAGCAATCAAGGCGGTGGTGTTACAATTATTGTTACTAAACCAGGCTCAGGGGGAAGTTCAGGATCAACTGAGCCAAGTCCTGGTTCCGTTGCACCTGGCAGCAATTGGGAATCTGGAAATCATTGGCAAGCTGGGGGAATTTGGGGATCTGGTAGCAATAATCAAGGCTCTCAAGGTGGAAGCTCAGGAAGTCAAGGATCTGGGGGTAGTCAAGGCTCTCAAGGTGGAAGCATAGGAATTGGTGGATCAGGAAGTCAAGGATCTGGAGGTAGTCAAGGTTCTCATGGAGGAGGCTCGGGAAGTCAAGGATCTCAGGGCGGAGGCATAGGAATTGGTGGTTCAGGAATTCAAGGATCTGGAGGAAGTCAAGGTTCTCATGGTGGAGGCTCAGGAAGTCAAGGTTCTGGAGATAATCAAGGCTCTCAAGGTGGAAGCATAGGAATTGGTGGTTCAGGAATTCAAGGATCTGGAGGTAGTCATGGTTCTCAGGGTGGAAGCTCGGGAAGTCAAGGATCTGGAGATAATCAAGGCTCTCAGGGCGGAGGCATAGGAATTGGTGGTTCAGGAATTCAAGGATCTGGCGGTAGTCAAGGTTCTCATGGTGGAGGCTCGGGAAGTCAAGGTTCTGGAGATAATCAAGGCTCTCAAGGTGGAAGCATAGGAATTGGTGGTTCAGGAATGCAAGGATCTGGAGGTAGTCAAGGTTCTCAGGGTGGAAGTATAGGAATTGGTGGTTCAGGAAGTCAAGTATCTGGAGGTAGTCAAGAATCCAGTGGTTCAGGATCAAGTGGTTCCGAAGGTAGTCAAGGATCAAGCGGAGGTATTGACGGTAGTGGTTCTGGCAGTCAAGGATCTGGATCAAGTGGCTCTGGCAGCGATCAAGGATCATCGAGTGGTGGAAGCATAGGTGCTGGTGGTTCGGCAGGAACTG ATGGTGGTAATAGCGAAAGTGGTTCTGATCAAGGCTCTACCGGAGGAAGTGAGCAGGGTGGATCTGAAGGTGAATGCACATGTTGCCCAACTGGAAacacagattctctgtataacaaAGGAATTGAACCGAAAATCATTGACATCCTCCACACTCTACGTTACTCAATGATAACTACTCCAGTCCACCATCGTCCATTCATCGCCGATCGGCAGCTTATGTCTCACACACGTCTCACCAACGAACAACTGACCATTTTAGAACTCGCCGAAAGTATGGTTCCATTCACAACACGACGTGATTTGATTTCCCGATCGCTAGGATGCCTTCAAGGTGGAGCAGATTTCATGGTCTGTACCAGAAATGTAATCTGGCCTTTCCTACAACTTTACATCGACAGCCTTCCGGACTTTCCCGCGAACAGCGATGCGTTTAAAACTACCGGTGCcacaaataaatacaaattccAATTCGCGCCAGAAAAACGAAGACCATTTGAATGGATGAATAACCGACCGGCTACCACTCGTCGCGTTTCTTCTACCCACGGCAACTATGGATTACTAAGATACCCTAATATACAAATAGCCGCACGAACGCCTTTACATTCAGGAATTTCTGCTAAATCCGATGACCAACCAATCATTTCAGTAACCGGTGCAAGATTCGTTCCACTTTATTCAGAATATCCCGAAGGAGTAATTTTGAACATCCTCAACATGTTAGTGAAATCCTCATCGTCTGCGGAATCCCAAGTATCCAAAAGCAAAGTAACTGAATTTCCTGAACTGGTAACTCCCCTAAATAAGCAGCAAGAACACATTTTAAGAGTAAGCGAAAGCTTGCTTCCGGAAAAGGCTCGAGCCAGTTTCTTCGAAGACATGGCGACGTGCATGCGCACCAACGATTTCATCATCTGTTCTCGGGAAATAATGTGGCCGCTTTTGATTCAGTACTTCCCAGACATGCCAAGTTTTCCAACATTTCAACGAATCGTCAATTCCGGAGCCTCGGCTGCAGAATATCTCCAACCAATAGCAGATAACTCGGCGCCCATTTCGGAAACGAATATAAAAACTGATCAGACTGGTGACGCGATGATCACATTCACGGACACCCAATTCGTCCCGATAAGCGAAAGTCCAGAGGAAGTGATTTCGAAAGTTTTGAAAACTATGGAACCGTTAAATAAACAACCGTCAGCATTTTCGTCTATTGCCAAATCACCAGCATTCATTTCGCAGTTCACGAAACCTCAAGCTGATGTTCTTGTGATTGCAGAAAATTTACTGCCATCGACATTCCGCGAGACATTTATTGTCCGGATGAATGATTGCATGCGTGGCAGCAGTTTTCTGGATTGTATGAGAGAAATCTCTTGGCCTACGATAGGACAATTTTATCCAAGGCTACCAAATTTCCCAAATTTCGGGACTGGAGTCAACTTGCCAGCAGAGAAACCCGAACAGTCGGCTCTACTTCCACCGCACGTGGAACCAAATTACGCTGAACAAGTTCCAGCACGGATTGAATTCCTACCACTGCCACAGTATCAGTCCAATTACTTCCAATCCTATGGATTAAATCCATTCAGCCCAGAGTATTTAGGCTTGCAGCAGCAAAGCAGCAATTATCCATCAGCCATAACTTCGACCGTAG GGTCAACATTAACACCAGCCGTTGCCGGCCAACCAACTAAAATTCTTCTACACATATCACAAGGTGCTAAAAATTTATCGCGTGTGCGCAGAAATATCCCAactaatgataatgataaagataATACTGAAAACATTAACAAATTGGATGGgccaaacttaaatttaacagaGACCGACTTTATAGAGCTTCTTGCCAAAATCCTTAAACAATATCCTGAGCCCGCGGAAACTGATGGCTCGTTTGTCGACACCCTCAACTCAACTGTAAAGAACGCATTGACTGCTGATCAATtgacaattttgaaaatgactGAGCAACTGAGTCTCCAAAACACCAGGGGACTTATGGGCCAAGTGTTTAACTGCATAATAGGTCTCAGCTTCATAAGATGTTTGGGAATTTTCATGATGCCTGTTATCATGAACATGCTGCCTTCGCTGGGTCTCGGGTTGCCTTTCGGCCGTTCCAATGACAACGACCAAGTCCTGGGAATGTCTAAAAAAGACGCCGAAGCCGAACTGCTCGAAGGAAAGGAATCCATTGAAAGCGTTCTGCTCAACTGGTACAAGAGTCTTACTGAAGAAAAGTTTTCGTCGTCTTTCGGATTCCTTGAGTTCCAAGGCTACGGAAATGGTCAAATTGGCATTAAATTCAACGGATTCAGGCAGGCACGAGTCAGGATCAAGGACCACAAGACTCTGCCAAGTATATTGACAATCATCAGCGACATTATGGAGGACGTGCTGGATCCAAAACCTGACAATCCCAAGCTTAagaacaaaaaacaaaaaagcaTAAAATTGAATTCTTATGAAGATCTAAATGAGTCTCCAAGAAGCAGCGACGACAAAATAATCCAGATGTTTTTGGAAAGATTGAAAGCCAACTCGACAAACAGCGACACTGACTCCGTTGATGATCAGAAGCAATACCTGACTATAGAAGATGCCTATCGCGCATTCGAAGTTCTTCTGGGCACGAGATTCAAAGCACGGGCTTCTAATGACCAGGACACTTATCAATCGAACAACAACTACGCTGACGAGGAACTGAAAGTAGTTCCTCTGGAAAGCTTTCAGGAATTGGGCGGAAAAACCAAAGCCAAGGAAGACAAGTCGCAATTAATGGTCAAGCTGCCTCAGTTGAACGAAAACATGGAGTTGGCTCGAAAACTGACCAATACGGTGACGGATTTATCAAGACGCATGAAGAACAACATGATGCAAATGGCCCCAGGTGTTGGGGTAGCAGTCAGCTTTCTTCTGCAAATGGCCTTAGCTCACGCCCGTGCTGCAGCATCAGTAGCAGAAGTGATCAGCAACATGGCGTTGGGTTCTGCGATGTTCACTTTCATGCGGCAGACCTGGTTTGCGCCCAGTCCACAACCGAAAGTTCACTACGTCCACAACCACGAGCCATCTGAAGCGGGAATAAGTTGGTCAAGAAGTTTTTGA